In the genome of Gloeotrichia echinulata CP02, one region contains:
- the xseB gene encoding exodeoxyribonuclease VII small subunit gives MVKRNSASSSDSVEAWKYEAKVSEIEAIITRIEKGELDLSEVFQQFATAVESLRECETFLQKRQQQVDLLIETLTDD, from the coding sequence ATGGTTAAACGTAATAGTGCTTCTAGTTCTGATTCGGTAGAAGCTTGGAAGTATGAGGCTAAGGTGAGTGAAATTGAAGCAATTATTACTCGCATTGAGAAGGGTGAGTTGGATTTGTCAGAGGTTTTTCAGCAATTTGCTACTGCTGTTGAGTCTTTGCGTGAGTGCGAAACTTTCTTGCAAAAACGACAGCAGCAGGTAGATTTGTTGATTGAAACATTAACCGACGATTAA
- a CDS encoding family 16 glycosylhydrolase, translating to MVLGANYFEYTNKPNVGTWRPENDSKWELVFSEEFDGNSLNQKKWNTRYTRQNFYQGRTNIWNNESQYYVGDGEVINGVLYDAFEFNNGTLSIVGQKAAQPITAKLGDSLPGFDPVKTFNYTSGILTTENKYAFTYGYIEIRAKVPAGQGLWTAFWMLPSSGKRSPEIDIMEALGQKTDTVLNTLFYTNESQQLTQYTGNQTFAGVDFSQDFHNYGVKWTTDKLTWYIDDHAVFETKNNIPDVPMYLLTNLAIGGNLPGSPDETTPVSSRFDIDYIRVYQDASSTLSGGTGDDVLEKQFGNIFGGAGNDILKGGSGNNTLNGGDGNDILIGVNSTAVQPGLGEIDILTGGAGQDKFVLGDATKFYYNDGNNLVAGLGDYALITDFNAVQDVIQLSGKASDYLLGAVSFASGTGIYRDTNTDGALSSTDELIAVVQGNTGFNLTQSSFLYV from the coding sequence TTGGTACTGGGAGCAAATTATTTTGAATACACTAATAAACCAAATGTAGGCACTTGGCGTCCAGAGAATGATTCCAAATGGGAATTAGTCTTTAGTGAAGAATTTGACGGAAATTCACTCAATCAAAAAAAGTGGAACACACGCTATACGCGCCAAAATTTTTATCAAGGTAGAACCAATATTTGGAATAACGAATCGCAGTATTATGTTGGTGATGGCGAAGTCATAAATGGAGTGCTTTACGATGCTTTTGAGTTTAATAATGGCACTCTTAGTATTGTTGGTCAAAAAGCTGCACAGCCTATTACAGCAAAACTTGGTGATTCTCTCCCAGGTTTTGACCCAGTAAAAACCTTCAATTATACTTCCGGTATCCTGACAACTGAAAATAAATATGCCTTTACCTATGGCTACATAGAAATTCGCGCCAAAGTCCCAGCCGGACAAGGACTTTGGACAGCCTTCTGGATGTTACCCAGTTCGGGAAAACGTTCTCCAGAAATTGACATTATGGAGGCACTGGGACAGAAAACAGATACTGTTTTGAACACTTTATTCTACACAAATGAATCCCAACAATTGACGCAATATACGGGAAATCAGACATTCGCTGGAGTTGATTTTTCGCAAGATTTCCACAACTATGGAGTCAAATGGACTACAGATAAACTGACTTGGTACATCGATGATCATGCGGTATTTGAAACTAAAAATAATATTCCAGATGTACCGATGTACTTGCTAACTAATCTGGCGATTGGTGGTAATTTACCTGGTTCTCCAGATGAAACTACTCCTGTGAGTAGCCGTTTTGATATTGACTACATTCGGGTTTACCAAGATGCATCAAGTACCCTGTCTGGAGGTACTGGCGATGATGTCCTAGAAAAACAATTTGGGAATATTTTTGGAGGAGCAGGAAACGATATTCTTAAAGGAGGCTCTGGTAATAATACCCTCAATGGTGGTGATGGCAATGATATCTTAATCGGGGTTAACAGCACAGCTGTTCAACCAGGGCTGGGTGAGATAGATATATTAACCGGTGGTGCTGGTCAAGATAAGTTTGTCTTAGGTGACGCTACCAAGTTTTACTATAATGATGGCAATAATTTGGTGGCTGGTCTAGGCGACTATGCCTTGATTACTGACTTCAATGCTGTACAAGATGTCATCCAGTTGTCTGGTAAAGCTAGTGATTATCTACTAGGTGCGGTATCTTTCGCCAGCGGTACGGGAATTTACCGAGATACTAACACAGATGGGGCTTTAAGTTCCACAGATGAATTAATTGCTGTGGTACAAGGTAATACTGGATTTAACCTGACACAGAGTTCCTTCCTTTACGTTTGA
- a CDS encoding response regulator, whose translation MSHFLIVEDEDFIRREWKRLLNKENHTYIEAADVDQGIKAIEQSEREGEPFDLILLDHKLGDETGVDLLEYLDFDYCQHRIVVITGNGSVSLAKEYAKVGAIGHLIKPVSEVQFQITITSVLERRAIYVDEKENWQSAYKLLEDIGLLDSIERLKADSAKVAEEYEHLKLIYEQLIADLEKAGGRESEIAQAYLKATDTLNSSPGGIDSILPFLEEFMITASFWSDIENVFSFDRLHFFILQSYLKRIRENPYYYRIKHLIGGATGHYEYRIGKSYRLYFRREGDVIILERFGHKNIQSKIINYLSSNLEGFMESCVVTRKS comes from the coding sequence ATGTCACACTTTTTAATTGTTGAGGATGAAGATTTCATTCGCCGGGAATGGAAAAGACTTCTAAATAAAGAAAATCATACTTATATAGAAGCCGCAGATGTAGATCAAGGGATAAAGGCTATAGAACAAAGTGAAAGAGAAGGTGAACCATTTGACCTGATTTTACTTGACCATAAACTTGGCGATGAGACAGGAGTTGATTTACTAGAATATCTTGATTTTGATTATTGCCAGCATCGAATTGTTGTGATTACAGGTAATGGAAGCGTATCTTTAGCAAAAGAATATGCAAAGGTTGGTGCAATTGGTCATTTAATTAAGCCTGTCTCTGAAGTTCAGTTTCAGATAACAATTACATCTGTTTTAGAGCGGAGAGCTATCTATGTTGATGAAAAAGAAAATTGGCAATCTGCCTATAAACTACTTGAAGATATTGGCTTACTGGATTCTATAGAACGATTAAAAGCTGATTCAGCCAAAGTTGCAGAAGAATATGAACATCTCAAATTAATTTATGAACAATTAATTGCTGACTTAGAAAAAGCCGGTGGTAGAGAAAGTGAGATTGCTCAGGCTTATCTAAAGGCTACTGATACTCTCAATTCATCTCCTGGCGGAATCGATTCTATCCTACCATTTTTGGAGGAATTTATGATTACAGCTTCTTTTTGGTCAGATATAGAAAATGTATTCTCCTTCGATAGGCTTCATTTTTTTATTCTTCAATCTTACCTCAAGAGAATTAGAGAGAATCCTTATTATTACCGAATTAAACATCTAATTGGAGGGGCAACAGGTCATTATGAATATAGAATCGGAAAAAGCTACCGATTGTATTTTCGTAGGGAAGGAGATGTAATTATTCTTGAAAGGTTTGGACACAAAAATATTCAGAGTAAGATTATTAACTACTTAAGCAGTAACTTGGAAGGATTTATGGAGTCTTGTGTGGTTACTAGAAAATCCTGA
- a CDS encoding HAMP domain-containing sensor histidine kinase, translating to MMKITYTKLGRVVLIFLASVGATFSLNYANYKRYNSSIFTTQTVDFNILAHTLPTKLSYALIKGDLEELQKTLNSNYGLFGLVITDCTKTQSDCFGQKILFSTNSKYRNFKLNDLTNSPHDYLRDPIPLIAEGSYQGPFYRHRDITGKTNQGKILGRVYYIRGERPDFITSQVKWVQKPLYPRGVNILYTLTFALFLTLGILIFCIIEWMILYYKNQKQIDLHKYEKELKDNEIKQLEVENKLLKLVTFNNAFEQVIENEFSSEIANRLQQLDSIIKNILVRIDSDTKNIVHDIYKAPLLINLNSTSKILEGLNYDLPEIPVDQILINYLKEADDTLKTLDWVVKDLRGTTRIESEATLVQKEIEYLSKHLPPTLQNWIIDFSYDSSPLWINCNPWHLRSIVKNALYNSSAALKKYRRKLKDNSFKGHISVCCKSNQNMAIIEIKDNGPGIPPDILPTLYESSERLNKSGGELSGNGSMIVFAYLSLHGGKVEKENLEKGAMISFKFPLISEPSK from the coding sequence ATGATGAAAATCACTTACACAAAATTAGGTCGAGTAGTGCTAATATTTTTAGCTAGTGTTGGTGCAACATTCTCACTTAATTATGCAAACTACAAAAGATATAACTCTAGCATATTTACCACTCAAACTGTTGATTTTAATATCCTAGCTCATACTTTACCGACAAAGTTATCCTATGCACTTATAAAAGGTGATTTAGAGGAATTGCAAAAAACTCTAAATAGCAATTATGGTTTATTCGGTTTAGTAATTACTGATTGTACGAAAACTCAATCTGATTGTTTCGGGCAAAAAATTTTATTTTCTACCAATTCCAAATATAGAAACTTTAAACTTAATGATCTCACTAACAGCCCCCATGATTATTTAAGAGATCCTATCCCACTAATTGCTGAAGGTTCCTATCAAGGTCCTTTTTACCGACATAGAGATATTACAGGTAAAACTAATCAAGGCAAGATTCTTGGAAGAGTTTATTACATCCGTGGAGAAAGACCTGATTTCATTACATCTCAAGTTAAGTGGGTGCAAAAACCTTTATATCCTAGAGGTGTAAATATTTTATATACTCTAACTTTCGCATTGTTTTTAACTTTAGGAATACTAATATTTTGCATCATTGAATGGATGATTTTATATTATAAAAATCAAAAACAAATTGACTTACATAAATATGAAAAAGAGCTAAAAGATAATGAAATTAAGCAACTTGAAGTTGAAAACAAGCTACTTAAATTAGTGACTTTTAATAATGCTTTTGAGCAAGTTATAGAAAATGAATTTTCTTCAGAGATTGCTAATCGTCTCCAACAGCTTGACAGTATTATAAAAAATATTCTTGTTAGAATTGACTCAGATACTAAAAATATAGTTCATGACATATACAAAGCTCCTTTATTAATTAATCTCAACTCAACTTCTAAAATCCTAGAAGGATTGAATTATGATTTACCTGAAATTCCAGTGGATCAAATACTAATTAATTATTTAAAAGAAGCTGATGATACGTTAAAAACATTAGATTGGGTCGTAAAAGATTTGAGAGGAACAACCAGAATAGAAAGCGAAGCAACTCTAGTACAAAAAGAAATTGAGTATCTTAGTAAACATTTACCACCAACACTCCAGAATTGGATTATAGATTTTTCTTACGATTCTTCTCCTCTATGGATAAACTGCAACCCCTGGCATTTAAGAAGCATAGTGAAAAATGCTCTTTACAATTCTAGCGCTGCTCTTAAGAAGTATCGACGTAAATTAAAAGATAATTCCTTCAAAGGTCATATCTCTGTGTGCTGTAAGAGTAATCAAAACATGGCAATTATTGAGATTAAAGATAATGGTCCAGGAATTCCTCCAGACATACTACCAACTCTCTATGAATCCTCCGAACGCTTGAATAAAAGTGGCGGTGAATTATCAGGTAACGGTAGCATGATTGTCTTTGCTTATCTTTCTTTACATGGTGGCAAGGTAGAGAAAGAAAATCTTGAAAAAGGCGCAATGATAAGTTTTAAATTTCCATTGATATCTGAACCATCAAAGTAA
- a CDS encoding PhnD/SsuA/transferrin family substrate-binding protein, giving the protein MKVLLPEGTEIQGFERELKTTLEQAKIAGYALMGFSFREARARGARLHEIDALVVMEPGVFVCLEAKRYEGKWTGSANQKWLCDDKEIKAGGGNPYKQVREYSFVIKNKLASGVFNNIDRLRVYHFVVAPDKAIFDIDDAVINTFQPQSSISICHLSRIANALGSIKANEQVAAKFMEIGSEKIISELTGISLERLEKIINSQPPEPPILVATTSEQVSEIPISVATTSEQVSETPIPVATTSEQVSETPIPVATTSEQVSETPIPVATNLKLISKASYRKFKILTCLVGVIGVGIFTIQHYFNQRLCETATETRVNGICYKDISKKPLVVGIITSPNQYSEFKTYLKNQLGSQAIDVVVEGNSEITNKEAQDHITNKKWDIVFANSPMNGMKAKDNNYKWASRMYAKYPPTYQSALFVRYNSPIKSIDDIKSTTTIALGDFNSASSFYMPAYDLYGKSMTVTAGHRSSKIREQVAKGQADIGAVVYSTVKDDPQFRVIQVSREIPSTGVYLSPKLTPATQQQIQNILENAPKKIKEQANYDTGEEPDYKKFRTIALRVNQVLSCANFSINPVQFFCNANGIIGRVAGFTNQSNGMIRLRLERENHQTCQVFVSTQTLNKITDGSSPENINRKQVNIIGVEPIELEDGTCQLTIENPTQLVVLPSVT; this is encoded by the coding sequence ATGAAAGTGCTTTTACCAGAAGGAACAGAAATCCAAGGTTTTGAGAGAGAATTAAAAACAACTTTAGAGCAAGCAAAAATTGCAGGTTATGCCCTGATGGGTTTTTCCTTTAGAGAGGCTCGTGCTCGTGGTGCAAGATTACACGAAATTGATGCTTTGGTGGTAATGGAGCCAGGAGTATTTGTATGTTTAGAAGCAAAGCGCTATGAAGGGAAGTGGACAGGAAGTGCAAACCAAAAATGGCTTTGTGATGATAAAGAAATTAAAGCAGGTGGCGGCAATCCATATAAACAAGTTAGAGAATATAGCTTTGTTATTAAAAATAAGCTAGCATCTGGTGTATTTAATAATATTGATAGACTAAGAGTTTATCATTTTGTTGTTGCTCCAGATAAGGCAATATTTGACATAGATGATGCAGTTATTAATACTTTTCAACCTCAATCATCAATTTCAATTTGTCATTTATCAAGAATAGCAAATGCTTTAGGCAGTATTAAAGCGAATGAACAAGTTGCTGCCAAGTTCATGGAAATTGGCAGCGAAAAAATTATTAGCGAACTCACAGGAATCTCACTAGAAAGACTTGAAAAAATTATAAATAGTCAGCCACCTGAGCCACCAATACTTGTTGCTACCACTTCAGAACAAGTTTCTGAAATACCAATATCTGTTGCTACTACTTCAGAACAAGTTTCTGAAACACCAATACCTGTTGCTACCACTTCAGAACAAGTTTCTGAAACACCAATACCTGTTGCTACCACTTCAGAACAAGTTTCTGAAACACCAATACCTGTTGCTACCAATTTAAAACTAATTTCTAAAGCATCTTACAGAAAATTTAAAATCCTTACCTGCTTAGTAGGAGTAATAGGAGTAGGAATATTTACTATTCAGCATTATTTTAATCAAAGACTATGCGAAACCGCTACTGAAACAAGAGTTAATGGTATTTGTTATAAAGATATTTCTAAAAAACCTCTTGTTGTAGGTATTATCACTTCACCTAACCAGTATTCAGAATTTAAAACATACCTAAAAAACCAACTCGGTTCTCAAGCCATAGATGTAGTAGTTGAAGGTAACTCTGAAATTACAAACAAAGAAGCCCAAGATCATATTACCAATAAGAAATGGGATATCGTGTTTGCTAACTCACCCATGAATGGAATGAAAGCTAAAGATAATAACTATAAATGGGCATCTCGAATGTATGCTAAGTATCCACCCACTTATCAATCAGCTTTATTTGTTCGGTATAATAGTCCGATTAAGTCAATTGATGATATTAAATCTACAACAACTATCGCTCTTGGAGATTTCAATTCAGCTTCTAGCTTCTATATGCCTGCCTATGATTTATATGGGAAGTCCATGACTGTAACAGCAGGGCATAGAAGTAGTAAAATTCGAGAGCAAGTAGCGAAAGGACAAGCAGATATAGGAGCAGTTGTATACAGTACAGTCAAGGATGATCCACAATTTAGAGTAATTCAAGTCAGTCGAGAAATTCCCAGCACAGGAGTCTACTTGTCTCCCAAATTAACTCCTGCTACTCAACAGCAGATTCAAAATATTTTAGAAAATGCACCTAAAAAAATTAAGGAACAGGCAAACTACGACACGGGAGAAGAGCCAGACTATAAAAAATTTAGAACGATAGCATTAAGAGTAAATCAGGTTTTGTCTTGCGCTAATTTTAGTATAAATCCCGTACAATTTTTTTGTAACGCTAACGGGATTATAGGACGAGTGGCTGGTTTCACCAACCAGAGCAATGGAATGATTCGATTACGATTGGAACGAGAAAATCATCAAACCTGCCAAGTCTTTGTTTCTACACAAACGCTGAACAAAATTACGGATGGTAGCTCACCAGAAAATATTAATAGAAAACAAGTCAATATTATTGGAGTAGAGCCAATAGAACTAGAAGACGGCACTTGTCAACTAACGATTGAAAACCCTACTCAGCTAGTAGTATTACCATCTGTAACTTAA
- a CDS encoding sucrose-phosphate phosphatase has product MKPFLFVTDLDHTFVGNDNALAELSQLLIQHREEYGTKIVYATGRSPVLYRELQVEQNLLTPDALVLSVGTEIYLDGSDQPDSDWSQILSSGWSRELVLSITNQYAELEPQPDSEQRPFKVSFFLKEAVAASVIPQLEAELQKNNLKIKLIYSSGIDLDIVPRTSDKGQAMQFLRQKWKFAAERTVVCGDSGNDIALFAVGNERGIIVGNARTELLEWHNEYPADYRYLAQDFCAGGILEGLKYFGFLE; this is encoded by the coding sequence ATGAAACCGTTTCTTTTTGTCACTGACCTAGATCACACCTTTGTTGGTAATGACAACGCTTTAGCCGAACTTAGTCAACTGCTGATTCAACATCGCGAAGAATATGGTACAAAAATAGTCTATGCTACTGGGCGATCGCCTGTTTTGTACCGAGAACTCCAAGTTGAACAAAATCTTTTGACTCCAGATGCACTTGTCCTTTCTGTGGGTACAGAAATTTATCTCGATGGTAGTGATCAGCCAGATTCAGATTGGTCACAAATCCTCTCCTCTGGTTGGAGTCGCGAACTGGTATTATCTATCACTAATCAGTACGCAGAGTTAGAACCGCAACCAGATTCAGAACAACGTCCTTTTAAAGTCAGTTTTTTCCTGAAAGAAGCTGTAGCTGCAAGTGTTATACCTCAACTTGAGGCAGAGTTGCAAAAAAATAATTTAAAGATAAAGTTAATCTATAGTAGCGGTATTGACCTTGACATTGTACCCCGTACCAGCGATAAAGGTCAAGCAATGCAATTTCTGCGTCAAAAGTGGAAATTTGCAGCGGAGCGAACTGTTGTCTGTGGTGATTCGGGTAATGATATTGCTTTATTTGCCGTAGGCAACGAACGGGGAATCATTGTCGGGAATGCCCGTACCGAGTTACTCGAATGGCACAATGAATATCCCGCTGACTACCGTTACCTGGCACAAGATTTTTGTGCAGGTGGAATTCTCGAAGGATTGAAATATTTTGGATTCTTGGAATGA
- the ruvA gene encoding Holliday junction branch migration protein RuvA, producing MISYLKGIVAGIQTISSNRVILTLEVNGLGYDLQIPQRLGQQLPSSGGVVQIFTHYQIREEVPLLYGFSSPAERDLFRHLLTVSGIGAALAIALLDTLELPDLVQAIIAANTQILIQAPGVGKKTAERICLELKSKLIEWRKSAGFFVATGGPAPGILEEVQMTLFALGYTANEVSHALHVVSENIGLPKDAYVEDWIKQAIAHLSATEQVG from the coding sequence ATGATTAGTTATTTAAAAGGTATCGTCGCTGGTATCCAAACAATTAGCAGTAATCGCGTCATCCTCACTTTAGAGGTGAATGGCTTAGGGTATGATTTGCAAATTCCCCAACGACTAGGACAACAGTTACCCTCGTCAGGGGGAGTTGTGCAAATTTTTACCCATTACCAAATTCGGGAAGAAGTGCCGTTACTATATGGCTTTTCTTCCCCAGCAGAACGAGATTTATTTCGTCACTTGCTGACTGTCAGCGGTATTGGTGCAGCCTTAGCGATCGCTCTGTTAGACACTTTGGAACTACCAGATTTAGTCCAAGCAATTATCGCGGCTAATACGCAAATCCTAATTCAAGCCCCTGGTGTTGGCAAGAAGACCGCAGAACGCATCTGTTTAGAACTCAAAAGCAAACTAATCGAGTGGCGCAAATCAGCGGGGTTCTTCGTCGCTACAGGCGGGCCAGCACCAGGAATTCTCGAAGAAGTGCAAATGACTCTGTTCGCTTTGGGATATACTGCCAATGAAGTCAGTCACGCTTTACATGTCGTGAGTGAAAACATTGGACTGCCCAAAGATGCCTATGTGGAAGATTGGATTAAACAAGCGATCGCCCATCTCAGCGCTACTGAACAGGTTGGGTAG
- the bioF gene encoding 8-amino-7-oxononanoate synthase, with translation MSTDPYAWLEQSLAIIHQADWYRSVQTIHGRPGATVLLAGREVINFASNDYLGLAGDERLIEAGVAATTEFGTGSTGSRLLSGHRKLHRQLEKAIASLKQTEDAVVFSSGYLANLGAIAALVGKRDLILSDQYNHSSLKNGAILSGAAVIEYPHCDITALKTQLSQQRQNYRRCLIITDSVFSMDGDLCPVPALLDLADEFSCMLLVDEAHATGVMGKTGAGCVEYFGCTGRQLIQIGTLSKALGSLGGYVAGSATLIDFLRNRAPSWIYTTALSPSDTAAALAAINIVEQEPQRRAQLWKNVDYLKKLMGEELSQLKLLPSESPILCFQLSSAAEALKVGKQLREAGIFAPAIRPPTVPTSRIRISLMAIHEFKHIESLVAELSGCC, from the coding sequence ATGTCCACAGACCCTTATGCTTGGCTAGAGCAGTCTTTGGCAATTATTCATCAGGCAGACTGGTATCGTTCTGTACAAACTATCCACGGTCGCCCTGGTGCAACTGTGCTATTGGCAGGACGAGAGGTAATTAATTTTGCCAGTAATGATTACTTGGGATTAGCTGGGGATGAACGTTTAATTGAGGCTGGGGTTGCAGCTACCACAGAATTCGGCACGGGAAGCACGGGTTCTAGATTACTAAGTGGTCATCGGAAATTACATAGACAATTAGAAAAGGCGATCGCATCTTTAAAGCAGACAGAAGATGCGGTGGTATTTAGTTCAGGGTATTTAGCAAACTTGGGTGCGATCGCCGCTTTGGTAGGTAAGCGCGATTTAATATTGTCTGACCAATACAATCACTCCAGTCTGAAAAATGGGGCAATTCTCAGTGGTGCAGCGGTTATTGAATATCCCCATTGTGATATTACAGCTTTAAAAACTCAGTTGAGTCAGCAGCGGCAAAATTATCGCCGTTGTTTAATCATCACCGATAGCGTCTTTAGCATGGATGGTGATTTATGTCCAGTACCTGCACTGTTAGATTTAGCTGATGAATTTAGCTGTATGCTGTTAGTTGATGAAGCTCATGCCACTGGAGTCATGGGCAAAACTGGTGCAGGGTGCGTCGAATATTTTGGGTGTACAGGAAGGCAGTTAATTCAAATTGGCACTTTGAGTAAGGCTTTAGGTAGTTTAGGTGGTTATGTTGCGGGAAGTGCAACTTTAATTGACTTTTTACGCAATCGCGCCCCCAGTTGGATTTATACGACTGCGCTGTCACCATCTGACACAGCAGCGGCGTTAGCAGCAATTAATATAGTAGAACAAGAACCGCAACGCCGCGCTCAATTGTGGAAGAATGTTGATTACTTAAAAAAGTTAATGGGTGAGGAATTATCCCAATTAAAATTACTACCTTCAGAATCACCTATATTATGTTTTCAATTGTCAAGCGCAGCAGAGGCGCTAAAAGTAGGTAAGCAGTTAAGAGAAGCTGGAATTTTTGCGCCAGCAATTCGTCCACCTACGGTACCTACAAGTCGGATACGGATTTCTTTGATGGCGATTCATGAATTCAAGCATATTGAGAGTTTGGTAGCTGAATTAAGTGGATGTTGTTGA
- a CDS encoding DNA cytosine methyltransferase — translation MQQLSLPLTLPSIYTHQVTWFQKILQSLGIKRDSAWCDQFGLSLRQWLNQQSHIPIKTLSLFSGGGGLDIAFHDAGFDIVQMVELEAKYIQTLQKNSISGKWLENSQPICIDIREFFPSADFKIDFIIGGPPCQSFSAAGRRAAGVAGTNDARGTLFQEYVRLLKTLQPKGFLFENVYGITGSQKGQDWLEIQHAFKAAGYTIYFRLLDAADYGVPQHRERLFIVGLKEGNYLFPYPTHGPDSLGEEPFYSAQEAVAGIDISDVETGIGGRYGNLLTDIPPGLNYSFYTEEMGHPHPVFSWRSKFSDFLYKADPQMPVRTIKAQGGQYTGPFSWENRRFTIAELKRLQTIPDAYEIVGNQQVCIEQIGNSVPPQIGRILALSILDQIMGVALPFPMHYMNASKQLQFRQRKRQLTQIYAQKAKEAIAILSSTKPLRLLSNSSVINGEAIRFLSDNFAWNQQKVSGSIKIHLKYELNSYCWTITGQNSDTWNQKNKFVIDILPSCGHEDWVLGTSKVKLYANDLDLHLFTALWKAFEEKLIEITGMADLVQLSGYYQYNPRITGVVTFHPELKVNLFWRVVQSVVRGIGVATQLSSENLAQLWGVKPENVFSYLQSLRNMGYEVRNHNTNPQIPQGEYLIPYAFPTLTPRSVQLRKKLGNSDE, via the coding sequence ATGCAACAATTGTCCTTGCCTTTGACTTTACCGAGTATCTACACTCACCAAGTGACATGGTTCCAAAAGATCTTGCAATCCCTTGGTATAAAACGTGATTCAGCTTGGTGCGATCAATTCGGCTTATCTCTGCGCCAGTGGTTAAATCAACAAAGTCATATCCCCATTAAGACCCTGAGCTTGTTTTCTGGTGGTGGCGGACTTGATATTGCATTTCATGATGCTGGCTTTGATATTGTGCAGATGGTTGAACTGGAAGCCAAATACATTCAGACCCTACAAAAAAACTCAATTTCAGGGAAATGGCTAGAAAACTCTCAACCAATTTGTATTGATATTAGAGAATTTTTTCCCAGCGCCGATTTCAAGATAGATTTTATCATTGGGGGACCACCTTGTCAAAGTTTCTCGGCTGCAGGACGCAGAGCCGCTGGGGTCGCCGGAACTAATGATGCTCGTGGTACTCTTTTTCAGGAGTATGTTCGCTTACTGAAAACACTACAGCCAAAAGGATTTCTCTTTGAGAATGTTTATGGAATTACTGGCTCACAAAAGGGTCAAGATTGGCTGGAAATTCAACATGCTTTTAAAGCAGCAGGTTACACAATTTATTTTCGTCTTCTTGATGCTGCGGATTATGGTGTACCCCAACATCGAGAACGTTTGTTTATTGTGGGACTGAAAGAAGGTAATTACCTCTTTCCCTACCCTACTCATGGTCCCGATTCCCTTGGTGAAGAACCTTTTTACTCAGCACAAGAAGCAGTTGCAGGAATTGATATATCAGATGTTGAAACAGGAATTGGAGGTCGTTACGGAAATCTTTTAACAGATATACCACCGGGGTTAAATTACAGTTTTTACACAGAAGAAATGGGACATCCTCACCCAGTATTTAGCTGGCGTTCAAAGTTTTCCGACTTTCTCTACAAAGCTGATCCGCAGATGCCAGTGCGAACCATTAAAGCACAAGGAGGACAATATACTGGTCCTTTTAGCTGGGAAAATCGCCGATTTACAATTGCTGAACTCAAGCGACTGCAAACAATTCCTGATGCTTATGAAATTGTGGGAAATCAGCAAGTCTGTATTGAACAAATTGGCAATTCAGTACCACCCCAAATTGGTAGGATTTTAGCTTTGAGTATTTTGGATCAAATTATGGGTGTGGCACTACCATTTCCCATGCACTACATGAATGCCAGCAAGCAACTACAATTTAGACAGCGCAAACGACAGTTAACTCAAATATACGCACAAAAAGCTAAAGAAGCAATTGCTATCCTTAGCAGTACTAAACCTCTAAGATTATTATCAAACAGTAGTGTAATTAACGGGGAAGCAATACGATTTTTATCTGATAATTTTGCGTGGAATCAACAGAAAGTTTCTGGTAGCATCAAGATACATCTCAAATATGAATTGAATAGTTATTGCTGGACAATTACAGGACAAAATAGTGATACTTGGAACCAAAAAAATAAATTTGTTATTGATATCTTACCCTCGTGCGGTCACGAAGATTGGGTGTTAGGTACTAGCAAAGTCAAACTATATGCTAACGATTTAGACCTGCATTTGTTTACAGCACTTTGGAAAGCTTTTGAAGAAAAACTTATAGAAATTACTGGTATGGCAGACTTGGTTCAGTTATCTGGGTATTACCAGTACAATCCCCGAATTACTGGGGTTGTAACTTTTCATCCAGAATTAAAAGTTAATCTGTTTTGGCGTGTCGTTCAATCTGTAGTCAGGGGGATAGGGGTTGCGACTCAACTATCATCTGAAAATTTAGCACAGCTGTGGGGAGTTAAGCCAGAAAATGTCTTTTCTTACCTCCAATCTTTACGCAACATGGGTTATGAAGTTAGAAATCACAACACTAATCCACAAATTCCTCAAGGAGAGTATTTAATTCCCTATGCATTTCCGACACTCACACCAAGAAGCGTACAACTCCGCAAAAAATTAGGTAATAGCGATGAATGA